A portion of the Camelus dromedarius isolate mCamDro1 chromosome 35, mCamDro1.pat, whole genome shotgun sequence genome contains these proteins:
- the DBNL gene encoding drebrin-like protein isoform X1 yields MAANLSRNGPALQEAYGRVVNGKSPTDWALFTYEGNSNDIRVAGTGDGGLEEMVEELNSGKVMYAFCRVKDPNSGLPKFVLVNWTGEGVNDVRKGVCANHVSTMASFLKGAHVTINARAEEDVEPECIMQKVARASGANYTFHKESGRFQDAGPQAPVGSVYQKTNAVSEIKRVGKDSFWAKAEKEEENRRLEEKRRAEEERQRLEQERRERELREAALREQRYQEQAGPQRKSEQHEVASRSREEQEPVCQQPPHPREIFKQKERAMSTTSISSPQPGKLRSPFLQRQLTQPETPLSREAAHAPSRPRADPREEPVPSTPPCLAQVEAEAVYEEPPEQETLYEEPPVVQQQDGSSEHVDHYPGLSGKGLCARALYDYQAADETEISFDPENLITGIEVIDEGWWRGYGPDGHFGMFPANYVELIE; encoded by the exons ATGGCTGCGAACCTGAGCCGGAATGGGCCGGCACTGCAGGAGGCCTACGGGCGGGTGGTCAACGGGAAGTCCCCGACCGACTG gGCTCTCTTCACCTACGAAGGGAACAGCAATGACATACGTGTGGCCGGCACTGGGG ACGGGGGCCTGGAGGAGATGGTGGAGGAGCTGAACAGCGGGAAGGTGATGTACGCCTTCTGCAGGGTGAAGGACCCCAACTCCGGCCTGCCCAAGTTTGTCCTCGTCAACTGG ACCGGCGAGGGTGTGAATGACGTGCGGAAGGGAGTGTGCGCCAACCACGTCAGCACCATGGCCAGCTTCCTGAAG GGGGCCCACGTGACCATCAACGCCAGGGCCGAGGAGGACGTGGAGCCCGAGTGCATCATGCAGAAGGTGGCCAGGGCCTCGGGTGCCAACTACACCTTCCACAAGGAGAGCGGCCGCTTCCAGGACGCGGGCCCCCAGGCCCCAGTG GGCTCCGTGTACCAGAAGACTAACGCCGTGTCTGAGATCAAAAGGGTCGGCAAAGACAGCTTCTGGGCCAAAGCCGAG aaggaggaggagaaccGGCGGCTGGAGGAGAAGCGGCGGGCGGAGGAGGAGCGGCAGCGGCTGGAGCAGGAGCGGCGGGAGCGGGAGCTGCGGGAGGCCGCCCTCCGCGAGCAGCGCTATCAGGAGCAGGCCGGCCCCCAGAG GAAGAGTGAGCAGCACGAGGTGGCTTCCAGGAGCCGAGAGGAGCAG GAGCCTGTCTGCCAGCAGCCACCACACCCCCGGGAAATTTTCAAGCAGAAGGAGAGGGCCATGTCCACCACATCTATCTCCAGCCCGCAGCCAG GCAAGCTGAGGAGCCCCTTCCTGCAGAGGCAGCTCACCCAGCCGGAGACCCCTCTCAGCAGAGAGGCGGCCCACGCCCCCTCAAGGCCCAGGGCAG ATCCCCGCGAGGAGCCGGTGCCCAGCACCCCTCCGTGTCTGGCGCAGGTGGAAGCAGAGGCCGTGTACGAGGAGCCCCCAGAGCAGGAGACCCTCTACGAGGAGCCTCCAGTG GTGCAGCAGCAAGATGGCAGCTCCGAGCACGTTGACCACTACCCGGGGCTGAGTGGGAAAGGGCTCTGTGCCCGGGCCCTGTATGACTACCAGGCAG CCGACGAGACCGAGATCTCCTTTGACCCTGAGAACCTGATCACGGGCATCGAGGTGATCGACGAAGGCTGGTGGCGAGGCTATGGGCCTGATGGCCACTTCGGCATGTTTCCCGCTAACTACGTGGAGCTCATTGAGTGA
- the DBNL gene encoding drebrin-like protein isoform X2, translated as MERALFTYEGNSNDIRVAGTGDGGLEEMVEELNSGKVMYAFCRVKDPNSGLPKFVLVNWTGEGVNDVRKGVCANHVSTMASFLKGAHVTINARAEEDVEPECIMQKVARASGANYTFHKESGRFQDAGPQAPVGSVYQKTNAVSEIKRVGKDSFWAKAEKEEENRRLEEKRRAEEERQRLEQERRERELREAALREQRYQEQAGPQRKSEQHEVASRSREEQEPVCQQPPHPREIFKQKERAMSTTSISSPQPGKLRSPFLQRQLTQPETPLSREAAHAPSRPRADPREEPVPSTPPCLAQVEAEAVYEEPPEQETLYEEPPVVQQQDGSSEHVDHYPGLSGKGLCARALYDYQAADETEISFDPENLITGIEVIDEGWWRGYGPDGHFGMFPANYVELIE; from the exons ATGGAGAG gGCTCTCTTCACCTACGAAGGGAACAGCAATGACATACGTGTGGCCGGCACTGGGG ACGGGGGCCTGGAGGAGATGGTGGAGGAGCTGAACAGCGGGAAGGTGATGTACGCCTTCTGCAGGGTGAAGGACCCCAACTCCGGCCTGCCCAAGTTTGTCCTCGTCAACTGG ACCGGCGAGGGTGTGAATGACGTGCGGAAGGGAGTGTGCGCCAACCACGTCAGCACCATGGCCAGCTTCCTGAAG GGGGCCCACGTGACCATCAACGCCAGGGCCGAGGAGGACGTGGAGCCCGAGTGCATCATGCAGAAGGTGGCCAGGGCCTCGGGTGCCAACTACACCTTCCACAAGGAGAGCGGCCGCTTCCAGGACGCGGGCCCCCAGGCCCCAGTG GGCTCCGTGTACCAGAAGACTAACGCCGTGTCTGAGATCAAAAGGGTCGGCAAAGACAGCTTCTGGGCCAAAGCCGAG aaggaggaggagaaccGGCGGCTGGAGGAGAAGCGGCGGGCGGAGGAGGAGCGGCAGCGGCTGGAGCAGGAGCGGCGGGAGCGGGAGCTGCGGGAGGCCGCCCTCCGCGAGCAGCGCTATCAGGAGCAGGCCGGCCCCCAGAG GAAGAGTGAGCAGCACGAGGTGGCTTCCAGGAGCCGAGAGGAGCAG GAGCCTGTCTGCCAGCAGCCACCACACCCCCGGGAAATTTTCAAGCAGAAGGAGAGGGCCATGTCCACCACATCTATCTCCAGCCCGCAGCCAG GCAAGCTGAGGAGCCCCTTCCTGCAGAGGCAGCTCACCCAGCCGGAGACCCCTCTCAGCAGAGAGGCGGCCCACGCCCCCTCAAGGCCCAGGGCAG ATCCCCGCGAGGAGCCGGTGCCCAGCACCCCTCCGTGTCTGGCGCAGGTGGAAGCAGAGGCCGTGTACGAGGAGCCCCCAGAGCAGGAGACCCTCTACGAGGAGCCTCCAGTG GTGCAGCAGCAAGATGGCAGCTCCGAGCACGTTGACCACTACCCGGGGCTGAGTGGGAAAGGGCTCTGTGCCCGGGCCCTGTATGACTACCAGGCAG CCGACGAGACCGAGATCTCCTTTGACCCTGAGAACCTGATCACGGGCATCGAGGTGATCGACGAAGGCTGGTGGCGAGGCTATGGGCCTGATGGCCACTTCGGCATGTTTCCCGCTAACTACGTGGAGCTCATTGAGTGA